In Hyphomicrobiaceae bacterium, the following are encoded in one genomic region:
- a CDS encoding NAD(P)-binding domain-containing protein, with amino-acid sequence MNEGTRTSLSGSNRPLGLISNDPEAVTIAERLAATGHRVIYLTMHPTSAPPAKGPFLELAANVTDIARECEMVGLAIDDMAILREVLLGDEDRTGLATELPPGSHLIDFGMRSPREVQSILGLVGMRAISVADAALLGDAACIQQGSAKVLVGGFPDAVDAIAPILSELGTVERTGPLGSAQTAAALMGYVEAAHFAARSEAISFGAQLGIKSASLNRIFNDAPEAENVIRFQQRAEFARRLAQDRDLGGDVIRFRRLRQTEPTNESR; translated from the coding sequence ATGAACGAGGGGACCAGGACGAGCCTATCGGGCTCCAACCGGCCTCTAGGCCTTATTTCCAACGATCCCGAAGCGGTAACGATTGCCGAACGGCTCGCCGCGACCGGTCACCGCGTGATCTATCTTACGATGCACCCCACATCCGCTCCGCCGGCAAAAGGGCCTTTTTTGGAACTGGCAGCGAACGTGACGGACATCGCGCGTGAATGCGAAATGGTTGGGCTCGCAATCGACGACATGGCAATCCTGCGGGAGGTCCTGCTTGGTGACGAAGACCGCACCGGACTTGCCACCGAACTGCCGCCAGGCTCACACCTGATAGATTTCGGTATGCGGTCGCCGCGCGAGGTGCAATCGATTCTTGGCCTCGTCGGAATGCGTGCCATCAGCGTTGCAGATGCCGCCCTTCTTGGCGATGCTGCGTGTATCCAGCAAGGTTCGGCGAAAGTTCTTGTTGGCGGATTTCCCGATGCAGTGGATGCCATCGCGCCTATCCTTTCCGAGCTTGGAACCGTCGAACGCACAGGGCCACTGGGTAGCGCTCAAACTGCGGCAGCGTTGATGGGATATGTCGAGGCGGCACACTTTGCAGCGCGTTCTGAAGCCATCAGCTTCGGTGCACAGCTTGGCATCAAGTCTGCGTCCCTGAATCGGATATTCAACGACGCGCCGGAAGCGGAGAACGTGATTCGCTTCCAGCAACGCGCCGAATTTGCCCGCCGTCTCGCCCAAGACCGCGATCTCGGCGGCGACGTGATCCGCTTCCGCCGCCTGCGCCAGACCGAGCCCACGAACGAAAGCCGTTGA
- a CDS encoding winged helix-turn-helix domain-containing protein: MATRVLILDCRGESQGEFSLYQAGAAPQSHGAESVAAAMDDATATDALDVVLVRLPYSDLSWREFCANLFTNKNGEAAPFVVVAVNGKAVEAADISSAEISSSDVPLPALGIEALLGTLPTPHKLVVGSVELDLRTRQARRAGRKLRLGPTEFRLLACFMSHAGRLLSRQRIIELVWGERCEIDTRTVDVHIGRLRKALIRGSEADPVRTVRSEGYVFEVSVPERMSARRA, from the coding sequence ATGGCGACTCGTGTACTGATCCTTGACTGTAGAGGGGAGAGCCAGGGTGAGTTCTCCCTCTATCAGGCCGGTGCCGCGCCCCAATCCCATGGGGCCGAGAGCGTTGCGGCAGCAATGGACGACGCGACGGCAACGGATGCGCTGGACGTGGTTCTCGTCCGTTTGCCGTACTCCGATCTGTCCTGGCGTGAGTTCTGCGCAAACCTCTTCACAAATAAAAATGGGGAGGCTGCGCCATTCGTTGTCGTTGCAGTGAATGGAAAAGCCGTCGAAGCCGCGGATATTTCGTCGGCGGAGATCTCTTCGTCGGACGTACCTCTGCCTGCACTCGGCATCGAGGCGCTGCTGGGTACGCTGCCGACGCCGCACAAGCTCGTGGTCGGTTCCGTTGAACTGGATCTGAGAACGCGCCAGGCGCGCCGCGCCGGTCGCAAGTTGCGCCTTGGGCCAACGGAATTCCGGCTTCTGGCGTGCTTCATGTCACACGCGGGCCGTCTCTTAAGCAGACAGCGAATCATTGAATTGGTTTGGGGTGAAAGATGTGAGATCGACACTCGCACCGTGGACGTTCATATCGGACGTTTGCGTAAGGCGTTGATCCGCGGCAGCGAAGCCGATCCCGTTCGTACGGTCCGCTCTGAAGGTTACGTCTTCGAGGTGTCTGTACCGGAGCGCATGAGCGCGCGCCGGGCTTGA
- the phoU gene encoding phosphate signaling complex protein PhoU, which produces MKDHTVKAYDDELDQLDALIATMGKRVERMLSDAVEGLEHRNVTKSEEAVMADTLVDKIHREIEELSVSVIARRQPVGQDLRRIVGAMRVAVDLERIGDLGKNTAKRTLAISGVDYPKPLMTGLQGMFRLAVEQLRDVLDAYMARNAEKAVAVWNRDAEIDNMLNALFREYLTYMMEDPRNIGITTHLLFGAKNIERVGDHATNIAETVYYVVHGSDMGEQRPKADVTSSSLVSSG; this is translated from the coding sequence ATGAAAGATCATACGGTCAAGGCATACGATGACGAGCTCGATCAGCTCGACGCGTTGATTGCGACCATGGGCAAGCGCGTTGAGAGAATGCTCTCCGATGCCGTTGAGGGGCTTGAACATCGCAACGTGACCAAGTCGGAAGAAGCGGTCATGGCGGATACGCTCGTCGACAAAATCCATCGCGAAATCGAAGAGCTCAGTGTTTCTGTTATCGCGCGGCGTCAGCCGGTTGGTCAGGATCTGCGCCGTATTGTCGGCGCGATGCGCGTTGCTGTCGACCTTGAGCGTATCGGCGACCTTGGAAAGAACACAGCGAAGCGCACGCTGGCAATCTCGGGTGTCGATTATCCCAAGCCGCTCATGACCGGCTTGCAGGGTATGTTCAGGCTGGCCGTCGAGCAGCTGCGCGATGTTCTCGACGCCTACATGGCAAGGAACGCAGAGAAAGCCGTCGCTGTGTGGAACCGCGACGCCGAAATCGACAACATGCTCAATGCGCTGTTTCGCGAGTACCTGACGTACATGATGGAAGATCCGCGCAACATCGGCATCACAACTCACCTCCTGTTCGGCGCCAAGAACATCGAGCGTGTAGGCGATCACGCGACGAATATCGCGGAGACCGTCTATTACGTCGTTCATGGCAGCGATATGGGTGAGCAGAGACCGAAGGCGGACGTGACGAGTTCGTCATTGGTGTCCAGCGGCTGA
- a CDS encoding DUF4159 domain-containing protein: protein MTFGALAFLNPWLLAALASLPVIYWLLRAVPPSPARVEFPPTRILVGLENQEKTAEKTPWWLTLIRLLAAAFVIFALAEPVLNPTKDAALSGSGPVVIVADNGWSAASRWPERAHMIDRLISEAESKNRPVMLVPTALKAKGSALKIEPPGDARTTAAALEPMPFAPDRQRTAENITKTLGDAKASGVSIVWLHDGIDHDGGAADFANQLSDLAQGGSFAVIDETKGEEALGLAAQLGQKGKLEAVVDSPSRSSRSGPIHAFSARGERLGEVNFTIKAGERRAIVPFELPIELRNQVARIEIPGERSAGAVSLIDAATQWHRVGLISGASREKAQPLLAPLYYIQKALQPYAELVVDKDANLAAGIDTILKQNVSVLMLADIGTIPDESAKQVDAFVKKGGVLVRFAGPRLEKGGDDLLPVPLRSGGRSLGGALSWSTPQKLANFDDASPFSGLSLPSDVVINRQVLADPAKLGNDVDIWARLADGTPLVTSTRHGEGRLVLFHVTANTDWSNLPISGLFVEMMRRISTMGRVGATTSADQATAGGTSASGADAMNVLPPLKTLDGYGTLKPPPPTAEPIKAAEIEKTAPSLEHPPGYYGNSSGPHSLNIVTPKTELLPITSLPSGVQRLTYENAASTPLKSWMLALALALLFADILAVLILQAGGLKYVFQRRATSSAVAIAFAVLAGAQLLAPTPLFAQDSEGDAPRAVVTGPPLSPADQAAVDATSKVTFGYVLSGDPQTDEVSREGLTGLGKVLVTRTAVDPGPPQAVDIAKDEIAFYPILYWPVLDNAQALPDAVTAKIDAYMKEGGLIIFDTRDYGQGGVNALPIGGKSGNALQRLLGKLDVPRLEPVPENHVVTKSFYLLHSFPGRWDGGNLWVEAINHDNGERQARVADGVTSIMITSNDFAAAWALDSRGRPLYPVVPGGENQREMSFRAGVNIVMHALTGNYKSDQVHVPAMLERLGQ from the coding sequence ATGACGTTTGGAGCTCTCGCCTTTCTCAATCCGTGGCTGCTCGCGGCGCTCGCCAGCCTGCCGGTGATCTACTGGCTCTTGCGCGCCGTGCCTCCTAGCCCAGCGCGCGTCGAGTTTCCTCCCACGCGCATTCTCGTCGGCCTCGAAAACCAGGAGAAGACCGCGGAGAAAACGCCGTGGTGGCTGACGCTGATCCGGCTCTTGGCTGCGGCATTCGTGATCTTCGCCTTAGCTGAACCCGTGCTCAATCCCACCAAGGATGCAGCCCTCTCTGGCTCGGGTCCCGTCGTCATTGTAGCCGACAACGGCTGGAGCGCGGCCTCGCGCTGGCCGGAACGTGCCCACATGATCGATCGGCTGATCTCGGAAGCAGAGAGCAAAAACCGCCCTGTTATGCTGGTTCCCACTGCGCTCAAGGCAAAGGGCAGCGCCCTGAAGATCGAGCCCCCTGGCGACGCGCGCACGACTGCAGCCGCGCTGGAGCCGATGCCGTTTGCGCCGGACCGCCAGCGCACGGCCGAGAACATCACCAAGACCCTGGGCGACGCCAAAGCTTCCGGTGTGAGCATCGTCTGGCTGCACGACGGCATCGACCATGACGGTGGCGCCGCAGACTTCGCCAACCAATTGTCGGACCTGGCTCAAGGCGGTTCGTTCGCTGTCATCGACGAAACCAAGGGTGAGGAAGCCTTGGGGCTTGCCGCCCAATTGGGACAGAAGGGTAAGCTCGAAGCCGTTGTAGACTCTCCCTCGCGATCGTCGCGCTCGGGCCCCATCCACGCCTTCTCCGCGCGAGGCGAGCGCCTTGGCGAAGTGAACTTCACCATCAAAGCCGGCGAACGCCGCGCAATCGTTCCCTTCGAGTTGCCCATCGAATTGCGAAATCAGGTCGCGCGCATCGAAATCCCTGGCGAACGTTCCGCTGGCGCGGTCAGCCTGATCGATGCCGCCACGCAATGGCATCGCGTCGGATTGATCTCTGGCGCCAGCCGCGAGAAGGCACAACCGCTGCTCGCTCCGCTCTATTACATCCAAAAGGCGCTTCAGCCGTATGCCGAACTCGTCGTCGACAAGGATGCAAACCTTGCCGCAGGCATCGACACCATCTTGAAGCAGAACGTTTCCGTTCTGATGCTGGCCGATATCGGCACCATTCCTGATGAGAGCGCCAAGCAGGTCGATGCGTTCGTCAAGAAGGGCGGCGTTCTGGTGCGTTTTGCCGGACCTCGTCTCGAAAAAGGCGGAGACGATCTGCTTCCCGTTCCTTTGCGCTCTGGCGGCAGGTCGTTGGGCGGCGCGCTATCTTGGTCCACGCCGCAGAAGCTCGCAAACTTCGACGACGCCAGCCCGTTTTCTGGATTGTCCTTGCCCTCCGATGTCGTGATCAACCGGCAAGTCCTTGCCGATCCGGCGAAGCTTGGAAACGACGTCGACATCTGGGCGCGTCTCGCTGACGGCACGCCTCTGGTTACATCTACGCGGCACGGCGAGGGGCGGCTCGTCCTGTTCCACGTTACTGCCAATACCGATTGGTCGAACTTGCCGATCTCCGGTCTGTTCGTAGAGATGATGCGGCGGATCTCGACCATGGGACGTGTTGGAGCGACGACCTCGGCGGATCAGGCCACGGCAGGCGGAACGTCGGCGTCGGGCGCGGACGCCATGAACGTCTTACCGCCGCTCAAGACTCTTGATGGTTACGGCACGTTGAAGCCGCCGCCGCCGACGGCCGAACCGATCAAAGCTGCCGAGATCGAAAAGACGGCGCCGAGCCTGGAACATCCTCCCGGATACTACGGCAACTCCAGCGGGCCGCACTCTCTCAACATCGTGACGCCGAAGACCGAACTTCTGCCCATCACATCGCTGCCAAGCGGCGTGCAGCGCCTCACTTACGAGAATGCGGCCAGCACACCGCTCAAGTCGTGGATGTTGGCCTTGGCGCTCGCCTTGTTGTTTGCCGACATTCTCGCAGTTCTGATCCTACAGGCTGGCGGGCTCAAGTACGTCTTCCAGCGCCGCGCAACCTCCTCCGCAGTCGCGATCGCCTTTGCCGTTCTAGCTGGTGCGCAGCTGTTGGCTCCAACGCCCTTGTTTGCGCAGGATAGCGAAGGAGACGCCCCCAGGGCCGTCGTGACCGGACCGCCTCTCTCGCCTGCCGATCAGGCGGCGGTCGATGCGACGAGCAAAGTTACGTTCGGTTACGTCTTGAGCGGCGACCCACAGACTGACGAGGTCAGTCGCGAAGGATTGACCGGACTGGGCAAGGTTCTTGTTACGCGCACCGCCGTGGATCCGGGCCCGCCCCAGGCTGTCGACATCGCCAAGGACGAGATCGCCTTCTATCCCATCCTCTACTGGCCCGTGCTCGACAACGCCCAAGCTTTGCCCGACGCCGTTACGGCCAAGATCGACGCCTACATGAAGGAAGGCGGCCTGATCATTTTCGATACGCGCGACTATGGACAAGGCGGCGTCAACGCACTTCCGATTGGCGGCAAGAGCGGCAACGCCTTGCAGCGCCTGCTTGGCAAGCTTGACGTTCCGCGCCTTGAGCCTGTGCCCGAAAATCACGTCGTGACAAAATCGTTTTATCTTTTGCACTCGTTCCCAGGCCGCTGGGACGGCGGCAATCTTTGGGTCGAAGCCATCAATCACGACAATGGCGAGCGTCAGGCGCGAGTCGCTGACGGCGTCACCTCGATCATGATCACGTCGAATGACTTTGCCGCCGCCTGGGCACTCGATAGTCGGGGGCGCCCGCTCTACCCGGTCGTTCCCGGCGGAGAGAACCAGCGCGAAATGTCATTCCGCGCCGGCGTCAACATCGTCATGCACGCCCTGACCGGCAACTATAAATCCGATCAGGTGCACGTCCCCGCCATGCTCGAACGGCTGGGGCAATGA
- a CDS encoding DUF4332 domain-containing protein, with the protein MSLLFRIIYAAHANGTHHKLALDALQHMERPDAERWRRMFLKHVDLYLEGSKAPDKSFKDFKNHVLHVGESYWGGAPEKVEAWYGHTVAALRETRWADAAYAAGVLSHYYTDPIHPFHTGQTEAENSIHRAVEWTINRSYNALRAIGEARFDTLDVAVPQGAHWLKEMTCDGAEYSHRYYEKLIAQYDFKRGVVHPDEGFDDVGRTVIAELLMYAADGFGHILDRAVAESGVEAPDVNLSLATVIATLKIPAKWIEKKIDNAEDRRVVQAMYDELQATGRVEHSLPEDDRIIRDLHKREVLNAARTRQNDKRAVRVPEGDPINVQRAQITRSSDSIAPSAPASDGKVVAAPAAKSKPRRRIEIEAELIPGAVPDPAPQPAANEPDEPPLALPPRGTFAPLKSTAHRSSDPEQRHVYLTAVDDLEKAPSIGPKMAEQFAAIGVKTVADFLAHKPDDLSQQLGDRRMTAALLEEWQHQAQLVMEVPGLRGTHAQLLTGAGYRTAKDVAAADPVDFAADVLKFAASDAGKRVLREGNPPDIERIKSWVESARLEQAA; encoded by the coding sequence ATGTCGCTACTCTTTCGGATCATCTATGCGGCTCATGCCAATGGCACGCACCACAAGCTTGCGCTCGACGCGCTCCAACACATGGAGCGCCCGGACGCCGAACGCTGGCGACGGATGTTTCTGAAGCACGTCGATCTCTACCTGGAGGGCTCGAAAGCTCCAGACAAGAGCTTCAAGGACTTCAAAAATCACGTCCTGCACGTTGGCGAGTCGTATTGGGGCGGCGCCCCGGAAAAAGTCGAAGCCTGGTACGGCCACACCGTCGCCGCGCTTCGCGAGACCCGGTGGGCGGACGCAGCCTATGCGGCGGGCGTTCTTTCCCACTACTACACAGATCCGATCCATCCCTTCCACACCGGCCAGACCGAAGCGGAGAACTCCATCCACCGCGCCGTAGAGTGGACAATCAACCGCTCCTACAATGCCCTGCGCGCCATTGGAGAGGCACGCTTTGACACGCTCGATGTCGCCGTTCCGCAAGGCGCACACTGGCTGAAGGAAATGACATGCGACGGCGCGGAATACTCTCATCGCTACTATGAGAAGCTGATCGCGCAATACGACTTCAAACGTGGTGTCGTGCATCCTGACGAAGGCTTCGACGACGTTGGCCGCACGGTGATCGCGGAGTTGCTGATGTACGCTGCCGATGGGTTCGGTCACATTCTGGACCGCGCGGTCGCGGAATCCGGCGTCGAAGCGCCCGATGTGAATCTTTCGCTCGCCACCGTGATTGCGACCCTCAAGATCCCGGCGAAGTGGATCGAAAAGAAAATCGACAACGCCGAGGACCGCCGCGTGGTGCAAGCCATGTATGACGAGTTGCAGGCAACGGGCCGCGTCGAACACTCCTTGCCCGAAGACGACCGCATCATTCGCGACCTGCATAAGCGCGAAGTGCTCAACGCCGCACGCACCCGGCAGAATGACAAGCGCGCGGTCCGGGTGCCGGAAGGCGATCCAATCAATGTGCAACGCGCACAAATCACGCGCTCGAGCGACAGCATCGCACCCTCCGCGCCGGCCTCCGATGGTAAGGTCGTCGCCGCCCCGGCAGCAAAAAGCAAGCCGCGGCGCCGCATTGAAATCGAGGCGGAGCTTATTCCCGGCGCTGTTCCCGATCCGGCACCACAGCCTGCTGCCAACGAACCCGACGAGCCACCTTTGGCGTTGCCTCCGCGCGGAACGTTTGCGCCGTTGAAGAGCACCGCGCACCGCTCCAGCGACCCCGAGCAGCGTCATGTCTACCTCACGGCCGTGGACGATCTGGAGAAGGCACCGTCGATCGGACCCAAGATGGCGGAACAGTTCGCAGCCATCGGGGTCAAGACGGTGGCGGATTTCCTCGCTCACAAACCCGATGACCTCTCCCAGCAACTCGGCGACAGACGCATGACGGCGGCCTTGCTTGAAGAATGGCAGCATCAGGCACAGCTCGTGATGGAAGTTCCAGGTTTGCGCGGTACCCACGCGCAACTTTTGACTGGAGCGGGGTACCGAACCGCGAAAGACGTTGCCGCCGCCGACCCTGTCGATTTCGCCGCCGACGTTTTGAAATTCGCGGCAAGCGATGCCGGCAAGCGGGTTCTGCGCGAAGGCAATCCGCCGGACATCGAGCGCATCAAATCGTGGGTGGAATCGGCGCGGCTCGAACAGGCCGCATGA
- a CDS encoding DUF58 domain-containing protein produces MAGPAGRKSSASDDGRRVLALEREAVGLVDLMPDLLMEADRIAATVAHGIHGRRRSGPGETFWQFRQYQSGEGAHLIDWRRSAGSDTLFVREREWEAAHTVYLWPNLSPSMRFKSHLSKVSKQQRALVLTLAATEILVRGGERVALLGLTQPSANRRATQKLAHTIVAEGADALDKSLPASDKLARFSSVILISDFLDPIEEVREAIETLGAAGANGHLIQVLDPAEETLPYAGRTEFLSPDGSERWVADRVEGLRERYVDRFLAHRAAIQEIAHRIGWSFLVHHTDRSASEPLLALVAHLSGSGAALRWKGTDVGDPGK; encoded by the coding sequence ATGGCAGGCCCCGCCGGCCGAAAGAGTAGCGCGTCCGACGACGGCCGCCGCGTCCTCGCGCTTGAACGCGAAGCAGTCGGTCTCGTCGATTTGATGCCGGACCTGCTGATGGAAGCCGATCGCATCGCCGCGACCGTCGCGCACGGCATTCACGGCCGCAGGCGCTCGGGCCCCGGCGAGACGTTCTGGCAGTTCCGCCAATATCAGTCCGGTGAAGGCGCGCACCTTATCGACTGGCGCCGCTCGGCTGGCTCGGACACGTTGTTCGTGCGCGAGCGCGAGTGGGAAGCAGCACACACTGTTTACCTGTGGCCGAACTTGTCGCCTTCTATGCGATTCAAGAGCCACCTTTCAAAGGTCTCCAAACAGCAGCGTGCGCTGGTCCTCACACTCGCCGCCACGGAAATTCTGGTGCGCGGTGGCGAGCGCGTCGCCCTTCTCGGCCTCACCCAGCCCAGCGCCAATCGCCGCGCAACGCAAAAGCTCGCGCATACCATTGTAGCCGAAGGCGCCGACGCTCTTGATAAATCCCTTCCCGCGAGCGACAAGCTCGCGCGCTTTTCCAGCGTGATCCTGATTTCAGACTTCCTCGATCCTATCGAGGAAGTTCGCGAAGCAATTGAAACGCTCGGTGCCGCAGGCGCCAACGGACATCTCATTCAAGTGCTCGATCCCGCCGAGGAGACTTTGCCTTACGCCGGGCGCACGGAATTCCTGTCGCCTGATGGTAGCGAACGTTGGGTGGCTGATCGCGTGGAAGGTCTGAGAGAGCGCTATGTCGATCGCTTTCTTGCCCATCGCGCTGCTATCCAGGAGATCGCCCACCGTATCGGCTGGTCGTTCCTCGTCCATCACACAGACCGATCCGCCTCCGAACCTCTGCTTGCGCTCGTTGCACACTTGAGCGGCTCCGGCGCCGCTCTGCGTTGGAAGGGCACGGACGTGGGGGATCCCGGCAAATGA
- a CDS encoding MoxR family ATPase, which produces MSTVIETNADIVPRLEAASERVQRAHKTAATVIFGQDVVIERTILTILSGGHALLIGVPGLAKTLLVDTLGKVLGLEAKRIQFTPDLMPSDIIGSEVLEDEPGRARSFRFIKGPIFTQLLMADEINRASPKTQSALLQAMQERHVTVAGHRHDTPAPFHVLATQNPLEQEGTYPLPEAQLDRFLLQIDVDYPDLVAERRMLYATTGTESAKIEPVLSAQDVMAIQRLVRQIPVPDKVVEAILKLVRSCRPGTGASAETDKYVAWGPGPRASQALMLAVRAKALIDGRLAPSVDDVIGLAEPILKHRMALSFAARAEGQDLSKIIARLAEAVE; this is translated from the coding sequence ATGAGCACAGTTATCGAAACTAACGCCGATATCGTTCCGCGCCTTGAGGCGGCGTCCGAGCGCGTTCAGCGCGCCCACAAGACCGCGGCCACGGTTATTTTCGGCCAGGATGTCGTTATCGAACGCACGATCCTCACCATTCTCTCGGGCGGCCACGCACTGCTGATCGGCGTGCCGGGCCTCGCCAAGACGCTTCTCGTCGATACGCTCGGCAAAGTTCTCGGATTGGAAGCCAAACGCATTCAGTTCACCCCTGACTTGATGCCGTCCGACATCATCGGCTCGGAAGTTCTTGAAGACGAGCCCGGGCGGGCGCGCTCTTTCCGCTTCATCAAGGGCCCGATCTTCACCCAGCTGCTCATGGCTGACGAAATCAACCGCGCATCGCCCAAGACCCAGTCGGCTTTGCTGCAGGCCATGCAGGAGCGCCACGTTACCGTGGCGGGCCACCGCCATGACACACCGGCACCCTTCCACGTGTTGGCAACCCAGAACCCGCTTGAACAGGAAGGCACGTATCCTCTGCCAGAAGCCCAGCTCGACCGCTTCCTGCTGCAGATCGACGTTGACTATCCCGACCTCGTCGCCGAACGGCGGATGCTGTATGCGACCACGGGTACGGAGAGCGCGAAGATCGAGCCGGTGCTTTCGGCGCAGGATGTGATGGCGATCCAGCGCCTCGTGCGCCAGATCCCGGTGCCCGACAAGGTTGTCGAAGCGATCCTGAAGCTGGTTCGTTCTTGCCGTCCAGGTACCGGCGCGAGCGCCGAGACAGACAAATACGTGGCCTGGGGCCCGGGGCCGCGCGCGAGCCAGGCGCTCATGCTGGCGGTTCGCGCCAAGGCCCTGATCGACGGGCGCTTAGCGCCTTCCGTTGACGACGTCATCGGCCTTGCCGAACCCATCCTCAAGCATCGTATGGCGCTGTCGTTCGCCGCGCGTGCGGAAGGCCAGGATCTCTCCAAGATCATCGCGCGCCTCGCGGAAGCGGTGGAGTAG
- the pstB gene encoding phosphate ABC transporter ATP-binding protein PstB has protein sequence MNVMSTNKVATIAEKISIRNLDFYYGSNKALKNVNLPLYEKEVTAFIGPSGCGKSTLLRILNRMYDLYPGQRAEGEIQFDGLNILDPKLDVNLLRSRIGMVFQKPTPFPMTIYENIAFGVTMYEKISKAELDNRVEECLRKAALWTEVKDKLNASGLSLSGGQQQRLCIARTVAIRPEVILFDEPCSALDPISTTRIEELIDELRKDYTIAIVTHNMQQAARVSQRTAFMYLGELIEFDETEKMFTNPGQKQTQEYITGRFG, from the coding sequence ATGAACGTTATGTCTACAAACAAAGTCGCAACGATCGCCGAGAAGATTTCGATCCGCAATCTCGATTTCTACTATGGTTCGAACAAGGCGTTGAAGAACGTTAACCTGCCTCTCTACGAGAAGGAGGTGACAGCGTTCATTGGACCGTCCGGCTGTGGCAAATCTACTTTGCTGCGCATCTTGAACAGAATGTACGATCTCTATCCGGGCCAGCGCGCGGAAGGTGAGATCCAGTTTGACGGGCTCAACATCCTTGATCCCAAGCTCGACGTCAATCTGCTGCGCTCGCGCATCGGCATGGTGTTCCAGAAGCCGACGCCATTTCCGATGACGATCTACGAGAACATCGCATTCGGCGTCACGATGTACGAGAAGATTTCAAAAGCCGAGCTCGATAATCGGGTCGAGGAGTGTCTGCGCAAAGCAGCCCTTTGGACCGAGGTGAAGGATAAGCTCAACGCCAGCGGCCTGAGCCTTTCCGGCGGCCAGCAGCAACGCCTGTGCATTGCGCGCACTGTTGCCATCAGGCCTGAGGTGATTCTTTTCGACGAACCTTGCTCGGCGCTCGACCCTATCTCGACAACTCGCATCGAGGAACTGATCGACGAACTGCGCAAGGACTACACGATCGCAATCGTTACTCACAACATGCAGCAGGCCGCACGCGTCTCGCAGCGTACGGCGTTCATGTACTTGGGCGAACTGATCGAGTTCGACGAAACCGAAAAGATGTTCACCAACCCGGGCCAGAAGCAGACCCAGGAATACATCACGGGCCGGTTTGGCTGA